A stretch of DNA from Cannabis sativa cultivar Pink pepper isolate KNU-18-1 chromosome X, ASM2916894v1, whole genome shotgun sequence:
gatagacaaaaagggggagtaatatttattttttggtttgtttgttACAACTTtggacccttggttttaggggAAGTTGTCTTATTTGTGGTTTGTGaacttttccgtttaaaaagttatcttgtttgtggtttgtgaacttttccgtttaaaaagttgtcTTGTTTGTGGTTTGTAAACTTTTCTgtttaaaaagttattttattttaatgtgttaGAGTACTTACATGCAGGCGGAGTATTTTCTAtattcttttgtttttgtttctaacacttgatgtaGGTTTTCTccaattaaaatattttgtcaatcaaagtacCAAAGGAGAAGattgttaattctatttttggcatatttaattgacaaaattattttattaatttattgttcAATTTCAGCTGTGTGTAATAATCTGAAAAGGTTGTTAACACCACATACAAAAACCTTGTGTATTTTTACTTTtctgcactgtttgtttttctggtttcttctggagttacagagttatTTTCTGTAGCTACAGAAAAACTGTTTTAGTACTAGTTTTATTATTTcacatttaattaagtatttaattaaataataaaattaggaatattaaaatacgaaaTTTCAATATGAGTCAGGTACGAATTTACAACACTAATGCCCACTACTTGTACTACTCATGTTGTGAGCGttcattattttttatcttatttgtttgttgtgttcgtattatttttgatctttatagCTTTGAGTTGTAGAACTTCTTCTGTTTTTTTTTACGTTGTACCAATTTACTTGTatatacaaattttttgttatatattttgTCATGAGTTGTTTAATCCATGGGGagttttatttacaccccataaaatgataaatacaccctattattaaaaaaaatataaacttaaataatttttaaaaattattcttaattttttttaaaattttttcttcaaattattttatattaatttcaatacttattttgagttcattttcataattttttctaactcatggatatatatatatatactagcaaaaattacgtgcgatgcacgtatactaaattttatgttagtttttttctatgttatttgaaagtgatacaatcaaaaattaaagaaaaaatattattagttattatgtgagattattattatgtgtatttaaatattatagtttataatgttgtcaattaaaagtgaatactgatgtaatatattattgtttaagaaaccttgatgatttaaatatgttcttaaattaattcaaaaataaattaaaaggtgatattctaatacttaaagaaacattacttaaatgggtgtaagataaaaagaaaattaaaaatcaatctctaaattgttgataattgaagatagcatttgtctaaaaattgtagataagaaaactaatgatagtcattggtggatttcaatcttcatgtgcttcgatagagacaataatgtaatttttgtattttgtactTTTTATTCTAGCTGGGTCCGCATGTATGTGGATTGTCTatttttttcgttgataaattgaatataggAGTGTCgacaaaaaatgaaaactatgtttaataaaaagtgatagtatttaataacaaaatactattaaattatttgaatttaaattattttaaaatactatattttattaaaagaaaactctatacgattaaaatttcatatttatctttattcaaaaagaaaaaaaaaattgataaaaaaaaagaaaaaaataataaaaagcttCTCTTATCATCTCTACTGCCTTTCGAGATGTGAATAatggtctcttctttcttctatattcttctttattttttgtatattgtgtttgcagcatacatgtaaattattacgtaactttaaaaaactttgctcccgtacaacaacaaaaacccaatcgtatgtttttttggatttaataggatttattttatttattttattatatataaataaaaagtgacccatgaatttttcataaaccattttatttttaataataaactattttatttttaatataaataaaaagtcacccataaatttctcataaaccattttagtcaccatgaatttctcataaaccaagaattctgttatataggcacactttatatataaaccaagaattctgttatataggcacactttatatagaatagatatataaaggaattattaaaatattcgtAATATAAATGGAATACTATAGAAAGCAATTCAAACTTGAATTTTTTCCCTACATAAACAAGGGCAAGGATTTATTTGTAGTTTTTCAATGTGTTCTCAATTAAAACTATGACATATCTGATTTGTGCATTAGTCTTTAAGTTTAACGTAGTGTGGTTACCCACCTAATTTATGTAAGTTTAACGTAGTGTGGTTACGTACCCACCCAATTTATGTATATTAGTGATTTGTTGAAATAAACTAATATATTATGGGTTTTCCCTTAATTATATTTGTGAAGACAGTCCTAGACAGTACGCTTCTCTATTGTAAGCACTTCGACTTGTGTACCTAAAAGGCTCTGCTTTTCTTTCTCGATTGTTTTAGAAAAATTTTGTGTGTAGTAAGAGGTTGTAACAATGGTGGCTTTTAACCCTGATTTAATTGAGGGTAGAGGTGATTCAAATGAcgttttctttttaaatgggTGTGATTGTAGaatatttaatatcagttcaaatattagtaggatttgttttattattattttattaaataaaaattaaaagttacccataaatttctcaaaaaccaagaatttcagttatataggcacactttatatagaatagatatatattttttttttttctaaaaaaaaatttatataattttttatttttaatttttttgctataatatttaaaatataatttatttttatttgataaatatattttttaagaatatgaattagaagaaaaaagttcaaaaaaacttagtacaattaaagatataaattttatataaaataaaaattataaaaatagagtGTGTTTAGAAATTTTGGAGGTgttaataaaattttccttAACCCATTTGCAGTATTTGTATTAACTTTgatttatttctaatattatgtAACATGTTAAAATTACAACATCTTGTGTGAAATATTTGTCCAAAAAAATGTTTATGATATGATAAGATATGATATGATGTGGATCCACGTCCACGCCACATATATACTCTTAGCTGTTTAATTTATACTCCTATGTCCAATCCTATCCCATCTCACCTCTGCGTGGTCAAACCTACAAACTCAAAGACAGcttgttatttattattgtcATCAAGTTGTCAACTTGGTAAATCATTGATATACTTTATACTCTTGTGTCTTGAATAGTAAGTAGGTGTTCATCcaagtttagatcttgataatgctttgcGACAGAAAGAATTCAAGGGCTAGAAATCTGAAcaaaaggagtcatattattccgctgcaatcaatgtaagattttctaaactcttatgtgtttaatttcattgttttagagagatattcatatttaggatgttaatcaacatacttgttagtaaatctagatcatggtaaaatattcTCAACAAATAATTCGTCCTTTATCTCATAAGTTAATACAACAAAAGGAGAGTAAAACTATTACAAGAGATTGAACTTCtataaattttagtattttctttaCTTATTATTCTttgctttttttatttatttattcttatcGCTTTAATTAAGACTTAATGTCATtagctaaaagcgaagtcaacacttaatgttatttatttattattttttttttttgcaaggtCCTTAACATTAttcttaatttataatttatataaatgtgGCATAGATGATATATACTTTAATGTAATAGAGATCttactaaataacatttaatataatttaatataggaAAATACTTAGATAGAGTCACGAAAAATGTCTATAcatgtacattttttttttcattatgtgTCACTCTATTATTTtacacaaataattaattaattctttttatattatttttttttttgaataatttagtgATCCCTAATAAAGAAAGTTACTAATATTCAATATTGTGGAATCTTTAAGCCTCATTTACTAAAAGATCTTCAATGAGGTGTCTtacatggattttttttttaaaagaaatactTCTACAATATTTTCGTTTGATATATAGTGAAATTTGGAGATTGAACATTATGAACACATTAGACATATAAAACtaaagttttaaatatatttatgtacaattaattaatcaaataacacTAATTTTTTAACCACAATTTGTATGACTCTGTTAGTATGGCTTTCGATAAATATTATTCACTTGAAGATTACTTATGTTGTATCAGCATACATATAATTTGTTCACCAATCAAAATGCAATTAAGAAATCCTAATAATCTATCACTCATCCTTTTTATCATCTACATATAAAAGAGAGAAAGTGACATACATACATATCACATTGAtcaaacaaaaaatattacAGAAGTGTTtctttagaagaaaaaaaaaatggtgtaAGATACCTCATTTGAAGATCTTTTAGTAAATGAAGGTTAAGAGTCaatattagtaatttttcttattatgGGTCaccaaattattcaaaaaaagaaataaaaataatataaaaggaattaattaattattgatataaaataataaagtgacatataatgaaaaaaaaaatatgtgcgTACAGACGTTTTTCGTGACTCTACCGAAGCATTAtcgttattatatattttatatatattttatttaataattactttAAAAAACTACTAGTCACTCATAAAGTGGTGTGAAACAACGACCATTAGTGTTTAAGAGTATCTCTAAgggtactttttattttttaaccaaatttgagttaaaatagagaaaatattaaaataatgagtCAATTTTCTTTGGGTCAGTTTGACACAATTGTATAGTGAGAAAAGATAATTGTAGCTTCATTGTGAGAAAAAATTGTTGCAGGTGAGCTGTGAAAAAAAACTGCGCCAAATTATAACTCTTAATGTATTTTGAGTTGTTaaaattctaattataataataacaatattataatattaattttataattgtagCTTCATTGTGAGAAAAAATTGTTGCAGATGAGTTGTGAAAAAAAACTGCGCTAAATTATAACTCTTAAAGTATTTTGAGTTATTaaaattctaattataataataacaatattataatattaattttatataatcacaaatatatcaaaatttatgttatataaaattttttattttttatatcttctttttttttaaaaaaatatgaatttatatgcatttaataaaaaataatttaaaaatattttatttgattacagttaaaaaatcataataaacGCTAGATTCATGTGATTTGTTAacataaaattatgaaattaaaaattatgtaagaaatataaaatattttataaaataaaataaaaaaaatataatagaattatttatcttattataatattaatttgtttcaaatatttttatatatagtgatatattataaataaatggataatttttagtacaaataaatttattatagtgtttaatcaaatttatcaaaaataactttttctaaaagttgggtTTTATCAATTTTAGCTCTTAGCtgtaatttctcataaatttttcaataaattgaTTTCTAATtgtttagcaatttattttgaaagcagattttagttttttaaaaaattatgtcaAACAGCCCATAATATTACTCCAAGTCTCTAATCATGCTCTCTACCTTTTCCTTTTGAAAAAAATGCTCTCTACTttagttataattaattattttaataaattttttataatttaaattggtaaaatatagaataatttaattaaaaagtgaaAAAGTAGTAATGCTtttgattaaaatattattaaaataatttagtaaAAGAGTAGGTAATTTTCTATATTTAAAAAGTTTCATGTCCATTTTCTACTCTATGATTAGAGACTAAGAGTTCATTTTTTAAGCTCCCCTCTCTATCTTAgcttgaacaaaaaaaaaagtatttaaaaaGTATGGTTAGAAATGGTCTAATAAATAAGTTAAGTTGCACATatgcataataataataataataataataataataataataattgttgcttaataaaagataaaatgaaaatgataacaataataaaagcAATGGAACACTCTACTACTATCTACTACTACtatctactactactactatgaTCTAGTGATCTACTACATTACATACTATAAATGATATATCATTATCCACCcacagttatttatttatatatttttttttgttgaaggaatttatttatatattgtagtagatcatattaatataaatatataatatacaagaaaaataataaaaacaaaataaataaaagaggaaAGGCAGAGAATATTGGGACAGATTTGATTTGAATAGGTGATTGAGAATCTTCAAATGAGTGATCGAATAAAAAGGTTGACTTGCTCCTCATAATCTTTGACATTACCTTTAGGATTCTCCACAAATCTCCCTATCCTAAAGTACTTGAGGTCAACTCCCTCGGTTTCCCCGGTCAACGCCAGATCAGCCAACACCCTCCCCACTGCGGGTGCCATCTTGAACCCGTGACCCGAAAATCCACCACCCAAAACCACATCTTTTCCAAACTCCCCACCCAGGAAATCCAACACAAAATCCTCATCTGGGGTCATAGAGTACATGCACAGCTGGGTCGAAACCGGTCCGCTCGGATCCACCCGCCCCGAAAACCGCTTCCCGATCCACTCCTTCATGGCTTCAATTGAAATCCCGGGTCCCCACGGTCTTTTGTCCGGGTCACAAGGGAACCCGCCGTGGACACCGACCTTGAGGAGACCCGGGTACTCCAGAGACGGAGTTCCGTACACGTAGGGGTCTCCGTAGCTAGCGAAGGAAGGAAAACCACTGCCGATTGCATAATCGGACACGTGGCCATCTTTAATTCGCCAGTAACTGACGGTGGTCTCTAGGGGCTGAATGGGTAATTCAACCCCGCAAACTTTTTTAACCAACTTCTTGGTCCAGGCCCCAACAGTGACCACGCATTTCTTTCCGCGAAAAGTTTCGCCAGTCGCGGTGGTGACCAAAACGCCGCCGTTTGCTTCCCTCTTGATATCTCTAACTTCAATGTTGTCCTTCAGTACGGCGCCGTTTTTCAAGGCTAGAGTTTGAAACATCGAAACAGCCTTAGATGGTTTAATGACCCCACCTTTCTCCGAGTAAACCCCGACCCAGTCATCGGGAATCCGAATCCGACCCGAGAATTGATGGGCCACTTGGTTGCTATTTAAGGCCCGGTGAGGGAGGGAGTTTTTGAGACAGCTGGCAATGACGGCTCTAAGGCTTTTGCAGTCAGATGGGCCCATATCAAACTGGTGGGCCTTGAAGTAGACCTTGTAGCCTATTTCGGACTCGGCCTTTTCCCATAGCGCGTAGGACTCAAGTACGAGTTGAGTGTAGTAGTCTTCTGGATAAGTGGCGCGTATGGTTCGTGACTCCCCGTGGGAGGAGCCACGGTGGTGGAGGAAGTCGTATTGTTCAAGGAGGAGAGTTTTTTGGCCTCGCTTTGAGGTTTGGTAAGCGGTGGAGCTTCCCATGACCCCGGCGCCGATGACTATGACGTCAAACGTTGAAGATTCCATTGTGTATTTATTATGAGAGTAGAAGTAGTAGTATAGTAGTGCCTGCAATTGGTTTCTTAGCTTAGCTTATAATTAGCTTCTTCTCATTCTCATCATCAACGTACCTTCGTTTTTAACGTTGTTGAGTAGGCTAAAAGCACTATCTTTTTCGTTTTATTTCAATACTGCCACTCTTTaccttaaaatatttatttactaccacttatatataaattatgggaCACGATTTTGTGCCGTGTACTTTTTTCGTAGTATATTAGATgagtctcagggtacattaaatgaatGTCTGAATACGTTACtatttttaaccctaattaccctaGATCAATTTTGTCGTACATCACAGAATACATTCCGTAAAAGTACAATCACGAGACAAAATTATGTCcctattataatataatataataattgttttttcttaaaacaaaaaaaaaaaacttctatTATTGCTGAAaagaatatacatatttatacattgcttctaaaatatcacaactCACAAGTTCATGACAAAATTTTGTTGactttattaaaatttgattctgaataatataataatacgacaatcatataattataaagtcgaattattatttcattttaaatttcatattaATCTCCTATCACACTAGACGAATTTTCCACGTGATGATctacatatacatataattattatatatatagacgATAAATATGAtaccatatatattatagaTAACTTTTGAAATAAATATGCCTTAATTATTTAGATGTGTTATCATGATGTACACAAAGTAATAAGTGAGCAACACGGTAGCATTACATGTAACATACATCTAAATGACAACAAAGCCTGAATAAGGCTCTCTCGTGATGATATTTACTTTTTATCACAAtgcatgtgtatatatatatgcactgTTTGGTCAACAACTGATTGGGACACGACACGActctaataatttaatttgttgTGGCACAGAAAAAATAGGTTCTTTTACATAAATTTTCAAATCAAACATTCAaacaaattttgtaaaattattctaattattaGCATAAACATATATGTGATCAtatacaacaacaacaacaataatttgtccaattagacatatatatataaattgaattATGTACGTGTTCCCTTTTGAGGAGAAATAGTAACAGTCGAGAATTTTCTTAaactattaattattaaagagaaagaaaggaaaagacaAGGAATAGGAAATGGCAAAAATAATAGAGCAGAGTAGTTTTTAGAAAGGACAGGAAAGGATCGTAAGTAATCTATTATCATGACTAGACTCCACGTTTGATTATTTATCAAACTTGAGAGCACTCACATCACTTTTGTATTCTATtgttttcattttattattagtattatatatatatatggtaccACGCACCAGCCTAATAATGTAGCtgtaaatatctatatatatataagtattatataaattaaagtcTAATTAACATTTTTGTCAcctaaactttgacatatactaaatttaacaattttaatagttcagagacatttttaacgaccttaaaaatttaagaggcataatttggtacatgtcaaagttgaTAGAGCAAAAGCCCTAATTATCCTAAactaaattaacaataaaattaCATGTCtatgctgatttttttttttgcaccatttttttttatgattttcatGCTTTTTATTGTCCCTCAGTGTTTAAGTTGAATTTGTGATATGATTTTCAAATCTGATAAATAAGTGTTTCAAATCTTGATATTATGATATGGATTGTTTtactatctttattcacattaactttttttttttcattaaattgtgtggtaatagagttttatttattgttaatcaGTATGTCAATTTGAAGAGGGCCAACTGTTACAGAAATTTTGCTTATaagtttatttttgttataaaataatataaaataatataaaataaataagaaaaaaagaagatgaagatgaaaagagaaagagaaactgAATGAGAACTTTTCAGTTGTTTATtctaatggggtgaacccctatttatacaaaaatatgacTAAAAGAATGAGAAACTAAATTAatgtaattaagaaaaatacaaCCAAGCATTAATGGTGATAATTAATTTGGTGATTTGAAAatccataaataatatttcataacaattttaaatataatttgtttGAGAGTTGTTATCTTCTAACTATTGAGAATTtcttttattagtttttaataTCATCACTAGGGGATTAATTCattttttaatcttattttaTTCTCTAGATGTTTTGGGGACCAATCTTGATATGTTAATGAGTTGGTGTGTAGTATTCAGTGATACAAGATAAAGCTCTAGCTCTTTGGGTGTGTTGTTTGAGGACGTTATAACTTTATTATCTAAATTTTTAGGGGCAGTTGTGTCCCATATTACTCGCTGACTTTAGCAGTTTATGGTTTGATAAAACATGCCACTCGATTAGACAATGAGCTATCCAGGTTCAAGGAGGTTCATGCACTGTTTGCAGATGTCTAcatcgtaaattcatgagtgactTTAATCACTAcgtcaaaaaaattaataatatgtcTGACTTGCATTCTCTGGTCGACTCATGCGAGCTGCCCACATGTTGAAAGTTGGTCGGGTGTTCTCGCACACCCTCCTTAGATGTTCTAACTTCTACTTACTTTGAGTATCAAATCTCCCTATATGGTTCATTATGAGTGGAATTTTTTGTCCAAGGCCATAAAATCTGTTCAACGTATCACCACCCAGATGAATACCATATTACTCTCcgttatatatatgttacatatatatacttgaataacaaatatatatatatatatatactagcaaaaagttacgtgcgaggcacgtatactaaattttatgttagtttttttctacattattaaaaagtgatacaattaaaaataaaaaatatatataaagtggagaagattgaagttttgattctcaataaatagaatgaatataagtgtatactttgtagtaggtcattactgtgtcatttttaagttaatatgtcaacttgaaaacaattcatttaataaacggaatagaggagtcaatctaaaaatatttttctaccttaatAAGTAGAGCTATAGAAAACAGACTTGGTAACTTTTTGAgagttaaaaaattgtaaatggttaTAAATTTAGAGTAAGTAACTTGTGTGTGACAGCTGGTTAAAGAAGCCAAAATTGAGGTTATGTATATGCTGACAACTCAAGTTCACATTTCAAGTTTTGTAAGACTATACTCTCTTCCATGgcctattaacaaaaatttaacgTACACATAACACATGAATATGACTTTCTGCCCGAAACCAAGAGATGATTAGAAAGTAAAAGCAAAGTTTAGAACTTTTCTTTGTTtgaagtaataatataataactaatatcttttattacatattaataattaattcaagatgaactttcaaaagtatttttgaaacatTGTGGGATATATAAATACAATACTTTTGTATAATAGCATGTAGCATGTTGTCTTCAttagtatttttcaaattttaatatgaaaattaaaattataaaatatagcttaagaaattataactaaGGTTATAAACTGGTAAAGGTTATGTTGGAGGCGGGGATTTTTTTTGCTAGAGAGAGAAATttgttagattaaattttggtaggattatttatctaaaattaatcaattataattaacgtTTTCTAATCGAAATATTCTGTTAATATTttgacagaaaaataaataataatattaaaccaagaattctgttacatagccacattttatataaaaaagataatattttttaaaaaagtcagtcaataatttctcataaaccaagaattcgtttatatagccacattttatatattcagATTTAGATGTGGAGGCAAACAATTATAACACGATCGAgccaaaaataaatagaaaaattatttagcaatatatataatatataaagcaAAAAcccaattgtatttttttagatttaatgagatttattttatttatttcattatataaagtaacccatgaatttctcataaactata
This window harbors:
- the LOC115700173 gene encoding probable sarcosine oxidase — encoded protein: MESSTFDVIVIGAGVMGSSTAYQTSKRGQKTLLLEQYDFLHHRGSSHGESRTIRATYPEDYYTQLVLESYALWEKAESEIGYKVYFKAHQFDMGPSDCKSLRAVIASCLKNSLPHRALNSNQVAHQFSGRIRIPDDWVGVYSEKGGVIKPSKAVSMFQTLALKNGAVLKDNIEVRDIKREANGGVLVTTATGETFRGKKCVVTVGAWTKKLVKKVCGVELPIQPLETTVSYWRIKDGHVSDYAIGSGFPSFASYGDPYVYGTPSLEYPGLLKVGVHGGFPCDPDKRPWGPGISIEAMKEWIGKRFSGRVDPSGPVSTQLCMYSMTPDEDFVLDFLGGEFGKDVVLGGGFSGHGFKMAPAVGRVLADLALTGETEGVDLKYFRIGRFVENPKGNVKDYEEQVNLFIRSLI